In a genomic window of Alphaproteobacteria bacterium:
- a CDS encoding dienelactone hydrolase family protein has protein sequence MGGKGGKEFHEGLASGARRSIVLPSCVEVFMRFTVFILLLFLCACAGKPPGTERVSFATASPRWLDEVGGPTLKQVKGRGYLILPQQKGAAPVPAVIVLHSSLGVGSLEWDFAKRILAQGQAILLVDSFKGRGIDKITDDQMAVSEVSILNDLYAAQRYLLRWPEIDRDRIAVAGLSKGALPALYSAFPSIHRRYGYQNDPFRSHLAFYPWCGLTLKDLRLSGRPVQIHSGGADEITPAALCETLVQKVKAVRPKAPLNLYVYPGQGHGFTHPALHDLSLPVGYPYPRDCRIAEQADGRFVELSSGQVLSGRNLSAVIGACSDKGAWVEGHGGAGAEAYERALAFLAGP, from the coding sequence ATGGGGGGTAAGGGGGGCAAGGAATTTCATGAAGGGCTTGCCTCGGGCGCGAGGCGCTCTATAGTGCTGCCGTCTTGCGTTGAGGTTTTTATGCGGTTTACGGTTTTCATTCTTCTCCTCTTTCTCTGTGCCTGCGCGGGCAAGCCGCCGGGGACGGAGCGGGTTTCCTTTGCCACGGCATCGCCGCGCTGGCTGGATGAGGTGGGCGGTCCGACTCTCAAGCAAGTGAAGGGGCGGGGGTACCTTATTTTGCCGCAGCAAAAGGGCGCGGCGCCTGTGCCCGCCGTGATTGTGCTGCACAGCTCGCTGGGCGTCGGGTCGCTGGAATGGGATTTCGCCAAGCGGATTCTGGCGCAGGGGCAGGCGATTCTGCTGGTGGACAGTTTCAAGGGGCGGGGGATTGATAAAATCACCGACGACCAGATGGCGGTGAGCGAGGTTTCGATCCTCAATGATCTTTACGCGGCGCAGCGGTATCTTTTGAGGTGGCCCGAGATTGACAGGGACCGCATCGCGGTGGCGGGGTTGTCGAAGGGCGCTTTGCCCGCGCTTTATTCCGCCTTTCCATCCATCCACCGCCGCTATGGCTATCAAAACGATCCGTTCCGGTCCCATCTGGCGTTTTATCCGTGGTGCGGGTTGACGCTCAAGGATCTGCGGCTCTCCGGTCGGCCTGTGCAGATTCACTCCGGCGGGGCGGACGAGATTACGCCCGCCGCCTTGTGCGAGACGCTTGTGCAGAAGGTGAAGGCCGTCCGCCCGAAGGCGCCGCTCAATCTTTACGTCTATCCGGGGCAGGGGCACGGGTTCACGCATCCGGCGCTGCACGATCTCAGCCTTCCGGTCGGGTATCCGTATCCGCGCGATTGCCGGATCGCGGAGCAGGCGGACGGGCGGTTTGTCGAGCTTTCTTCCGGGCAGGTGCTTTCGGGGCGCAATTTGTCCGCAGTCATCGGGGCGTGCAGCGACAAGGGCGCGTGGGTGGAAGGACACGGCGGAGCCGGGGCGGAGGCCTATGAGCGGGCGCTGGCGTTTCTGGCGGGGCCATGA